The following is a genomic window from Candidatus Melainabacteria bacterium RIFOXYA2_FULL_32_9.
TATACTTGTACAGAAACTTAAAATACTATTGAAACATTTAACTGTAGCTAATATATTGTAAGTAATTAGCATTTCTAATTTAGTGTGAGGAGAAAAAATGTTTAACATACCTAAAGGTCCGTTTTGCCAAAGTTGTGGAATCCCAATGGATCAGGCTGAGTATGGCACAAACAATGATGAAAGTAAGAGTGATCTATACTGTCATTATTGCTTTCAAAATGGCGAATTTACAGCTCCAGATATAACTCTTAATCAAATGATCGATAAAGTTTCAGGCATTATGACAGAAAAATTAGGCATGCCAGGATTTCAGGCCAAAATGATGGCTGGTATGTTTATTCCAAAACTCAGCAGATGGCAGAATAAATAAAGACGAAAAATTATGAAAAAATTAGAAGGATTAATATTTGACCTTGACGGAACATTAGCAGATACTCTTCCTCACTGCTTAAAATCATTTCAATTAACTTTTGAGCAGGTTACAGGAAGAGAATTCAGTGATAATGAAATAACAAAGTATTTTGGTTTGTCAGAAGAAGGAATTATAAAAAAGGTTCTTCCGGATAAATACGATGAATGCCTTAATACTTTCCTGGAAATTTATGAAAATAACCATCATCCATACTCAAAACTTTTTGATGGAATAATTGAAATATTGGAATATGCTAAAAATAAAGGTATTAAGCTTGCCATGGTTACAGGAAAAGGTCGTGGTTCAGCTGATATTACACTAAAATATCTTAATATTGGACATTATTTTGAATTTGTAGAAATAGGATCATCAGAAGGTTTAATAAAATCCGAAGGAATAAAAAGAATATTATCAAACTGGCAAATAAAAAAAGAGAACGTGGCATACGTAGGAGATGCTATAACTGACATTACTGAATCAAGAGATGCCGGTATTTCACCAATTGCTGTTAGCTGGGCAAGTACAACGGATCATAGTTCTTTAATAACCCATAATCCTGATAAAATCTTTTCTAAAACAGAAGATTTTATGTGCTGGCTAAACTCTATAAATTAATGTTTGAATAATTATGAGATTAATATATTACAAAGAACCAATATATCGCCCACCAAGTGAGGCAAATTCTCTTCTAATACAAGCGACTGAAGGATGTGCCTATAATTGTGATTTTTGTCTTGGAAATGAAGGAAAAAAGTTTCTCATTCGACCTGTTGAACATATTAAACACGATATTTTCAATGCCCATATTCTTTATGGTAATGCCGTCAGAAAAATGTTTCTTCTTGATGGCAATGCCTTCATAATGAAGCCTGATTCTTTAATTGAAATAGCGAAGTACAGCTATGAGATACATCCTAATTTAATGCGTATTGGGGCTTATGCTCATGCCAAAGACATTCTAATTAAGTCTGATGAGGAATTAAAAGAAATAGCCCGATCCGGAATAAAAATCGTCTATCTTGGAATAGAAACAGGAGACGATCACCTTCTCACACAAATAAATAAAAAAGTAACCAGTGACGAAATAATAGAAGCTATACATAAACTTTATAAAGCAGGAATAACTTTATCAGCAACAATTATTCTGGGACTTGCCGGAAATGACCAAAATGCAAGCAAAAATCATGCCATTTCAACAGCAAAATTAATAAATAAAATAAAGCCGCCCACCAGAGTTCCTTGGTACATATCAGCTTTAACCTTAATGTTACCACCAGGAACTGTATTAAACGAAAAAGCAGAATATGGTGAATTTAAACCAATGAATAGACTTGAAATACTGGAAGAATTAAAAATTATTCTGGAAAATCTTGATGATGACTTACATAAATGCATATTCAGATCCAATCATGCCTCAAATTATCTGCCTTTAGAATCAAATAATCTTGCCAGAAATAAAAACCAGTTAATTGAATCAATTCAATACGCTATAACCCATCCGGAAATACTCAAAGGTGAATTATCTAGAGGATTATAATTAAGGAACAAACAAAAAATTATTGCGTATTTTAAAACGCAAATCTGTCATTGCGAGCGAAGCGAAGCAATCCATTAAATAATGCTATAATTTGGATTGCCACGTCGGGCTTTCAGCCCTCCTCGCAATGACAATATCACTTTATGCGTAAGTATTTTTTGTTACCTCCTTAAACCGAATTGTTAAATCGACAAAAAGCTTGCTATAATTGAATTAAAAAAGGTGCTTGATTAGAATAATATTTAATGATTGGTAATATTTGCAGTTTTCAGTATTTATAAAATTTAAAAAATCGCCGTCATTACGAGGAAGCGGCAAAGCTGCACCATTAAAGGCTATAATCATAGTTTTAATACTAAGATTGATGAATTTAAAAAGGTGACTGTGTCACCGTGGTAATTTTTCCAATGTTCACCAGATAGATTGCCACGCACCTTCGGTGCTCGCAATGACATACTATATTATTAGTGTATTCAAACATTTTCTAGGCAAACACTAAACATTATATTGATACAAACCACAATGCTAAACATAATTATTCTCTTCAATTGAAGCAATTTCTATGTTTCCCATCAATTTTTCTACATCTGACTTATAAGCCAATTCTGTACCAGGAGTCAAAACTGCCGCAGTTCCAAAAGCAATACCATAAATTATGGTATCTTCTTCTGACATATTACGATGCAGGGCATAAATTAGCCCGGCCACCATAGAATCTCCTGCGCCAACTTTACTTTTAACTTCAACATTAGGCGCTAAAGCGTGAATAATCTTATTTTCATTAACAAATATAGCCCCATCTTTTGCTAAAGAAACAACTACATTCTTCACACCACTTTTAACAATTTGTGCAGCAGCAACTTTTATTTCTTCTAAATCTCTCAGCTTTTCAGTGCCAATAATTTGGCATAATTCATGCAAATTAGGCTTAATCAAATATGGCTTAGCCTGAATTCCAAGAGTTAAAGGTTCATTACTTGTATCCAAAACACATTTAACATTCTTTGACTGAATTATCTCGATTAAATTTTTATATATGTCAGATGAAACACCTTGAGGCAAACTTCCGCCAAAAGTTACAAATTCTATCTCTTCTGGCAAATTTTTAATTCTTTTATATAACTTATCTAACTCTTCACCTGATATATTTGGCCCTTTAGCACTTATTCTTAATTGTTTATAGGTTGGAAGTTCAGTAACTATAACATTAATACGGGTTTCATCATTGCAAGGAATAAATCTTGAGTCAATTCCTTCATCTTCAAGAATTCTTAAAAGTCTATCTCCGTTTAGTCCACCTACAAAGCCCCAGGATGAAGTTTGTACACTAAATCTGACAAGCATTCTACTTACATTTATACCTTTACCTGAAGCATAGAAAGAGGCTCCCTGCGCTCTCTGAGTCTCTTCAAGAGCCAGATTATTAACCTGTAATACATAATCAAGACTTGGATTTAAAGTAACAGATAAAATCATCATTTACTCCTTTTTTATGATTTTTCAACCATAGTGGGTCTTTTTCTAAATAATTTATCTATTTCCATAGCAACAATTATTGTTAAAGACATAAAAATAGTCTGAATCCAGGTTTCTGCATCAAGCTCTGTAGTACCAAAAATATATTGTAAAGGTGCAAACGTTAAAACGCTTATCTGGGCAATTAAAGATAAAATAAGACTTACATATAAAAATGGATTTGCAAATGGGGACATTTTAAAAACAGATTTTTCAAAAGAACGGGAATTTAAAGTATGGAAAAACTGATAAAACACAATAGTATTAAATGCTGTAGTTCTTGCATAAGTCAAAGTATGTCCCTGACTTAGTTTATACCAAAACAAAAATAACGTTCCTATAGTAACTACCACACCTACAATGATTAAACGCTTTAATAGAAACGAACTAATAATTCTCTCTTTAGGATCTCTTGGAGGCCTTTTAGCTATATCTTCTTCACCGGGCTCATAAGCCAGTGCAACATCCTGTAACCCATTAGTTACAAGATTTATCCATAAAATCTGAGTTGCAAGGAAAGGTAAAGGTAAGCCAATAAATAAACTCGAAATAATAATTAAAGCTTCCCCAACAGCGGTGCCTAAAAGGAAAAATACTACTTTTTGGATATTATCAAAAATAATTCTACCTACTTTTACAGCTTCAAATATCGAAGCATAATTATCATCTTTCAAAATCATATCAGAAGCTTCTTTTGCGACATCAGTTCCTCCTTTGCCCATAGAAACACCTATATTTGCCTTCTTAAGAGCAGGAGCATCGTTAACCCCATCACCGGTTACTGCAACTACATTACCTTTATCCTGTAAAGCCTCTACAATTTCCAACTTATGACGAGGGGAAACTCTTGCATAGACACTGATCTTTTCTACATTATCTTTAAGAAAGTTCTCCCCTTTAGAATCAAGTTCCTGTCCGGTAACAGCTATTGAATCTATACCAAATATGCCTATCCTTTTTGCAATGACAGTAGCGGTTTCCTTATGATCCCCTGTTATCATAACCGTTTTAATGCCCGCCTCTTTAGTTCCTTTTATAGCTTCAATTGCGCTCTCTTTGGGTGGATCAATTATTCCCTGAAATCCTAAGAAATCTAATCCTTCAGTTGCTTCCTTCTCAAGATTTATATTCTCAGAAGAAGTAGCATTTAGCTGCTTCATTCCAAAACCTAAAACTCTTAAACCTGCTTCTGCCATCTTGATAGATTGAATATTTAATTCTCTATTATCTTCATTTCCTGAGAAACCTAATATTTTTTCAGGAGAACCCTTTACAAATATTGTATATTTATCATCAATTTGATGCATAGTTACCATATACTGTTTTTTTGAGCTAAATGGTAATTCATCAACACGTTTATACTTATATTCTTCTTCATTTACATCAATTCCATACTTAGCTGCTGATACAATTAAAGCACCTTCAGTTGGATCACCATCTACATTCCAAACCCCATTTTCTTCATATAAGTTAGAATCATTACATAACAAACCCGATAAAAGTAATTTATACAAGTTATCATCTTTTTGAATTTTTTCACTATCAAGCAAAATTTCACCTTCAGGCTTATATCCAATACCTTTAAACTCAAAATTTTTGCCCTTAATATAGGCCTTTATGACAGTCATCTTGTTTTCTGTAATGGTTCCTGTTTTATCAGAACATATATAATTACATCCTCCGAGAGTTTCTACTGCAATTAACTGCCTTATTATTGCATTCTTCTTTGCCATTCTATTTAAACCAATAGCCATAGTAATTGTGACAACCACAGGTAAACCCTCAGGAATTACAGCAACTGCCATACTTATAGCAAATACTGCCATTTGTGTAACGGCTAAGCCTTTTATAATACCAACTATAAATACAAACAAGGATAAGCCAATTGAAAGCATACCTATTTTTCTGCTAAAATCTGCCAATCTCTTTTGTAAAGGAGTCCTTTCCTTTTCTGTGGTCTTTATCTGTTGAGATATTTTTCCTAATTGTGTTTTTTCACCTGTTCTTACAACCACTCCTCTGCCTGAGCCATGAGTAGCTATTGTGCCCATAAAAGCCATGTTTTTACGATCTGCAATTGGTACATTCTCCTGAGAAATCACTTCAGTATTCTTGTCAACAGGCATAGATTCTCCTGTTAACGTAGATTCATCCACATTAAGCTCACTTTCACGAATAAGCCTTATATCAGCAGGGATTTTATTTCCTGCTGATAAAATCACTATGTCACCAGGTACTATATCTTCAGAATTGATTCTATCCTCTTTACCTTCTCTAATAACTGTAGCTTTTGGTGCAGCTAATTTTTTTATAGCCTGCATAGCTTTTTCAGCTTTATATTCCTGAAAAAAGCCAATTATTGTGTTTAATAAAACAGCAGCTAATATTACTCCAGTATCAATATAATGCTCTATTAAAGTCGTAAACACAGCAGCTATTACAAGTATATAAATCAATGGGCTTTTAAACTGATTAATAACTATCTTCCAAACAGATATGGCTTCTTTTTCTATAATAATATTGGAGCCATAGCTTTGCAGCCTATTTTTAGCTTCTTCATTAGACAGGCCATACTCATTGGTACTAAATTCTTCAAAAACATCCTTTACTGTTTTTTTATAATACATCTTATAAACCCTAATCACCCTTGATACAGAATAAACAAAGTATTCTTAAACAATTATTAATCCATTAAGCGTTTTTATAAATAACCTGATGAGCTATAAGAAAAACTCCTTCCAGTTTTAATTACTTTTCAAAAAACTCTTAATATTAAGTAAACTGTTTAAAATTAAACCTACTTACAGGGAAGGCGACTCCGCCCCAAAGGAGTAATCATTATTCTTGGGTAAATTATTTGGAGAATTAATTATGAATATTGATAAAATACGCGAATTACTTGGAGATGAATCAAATAATCTTTTGGAATATCAAGCTAAAGTTTCTAAAGAAGAACTTCACATTCCTTGTCCTGATTTTATAGATAAGATTTGGACAGGATCAGACAGAAACCAAAGGGTCTTACAATCATTAAGCCGAATATATAATCATGGCAGGCTGGCAGGAACAGGGTACTTATCAATTTTGCCCGTAGACCAAGGGATAGAACATAGTGCCGGATCAGCATTTGCTCCTAATCCTAAATATTTTGACCCCGAAAATATAGTTAAATTAGCAATAGAAGGTGGATGTAACGCAGTTGCAAGCACACTTGGAGTTTTTAGGAGCAGTATCAAGAAAATATGCACATAAAATCCCATTTATAGCAAAAATAAATCATAATGAACTATTATCCTATCCAAACATATGTGATCAGACATTATTTGGTACAGTTGAAGAAGCCTGGAATCTTGGAGCAGCAGCTATTGGAGCAACAATTTATTTTGGTTCACACGAATCAAGAAGACAAATAGTAGAAATTTCAGAAGCTTTTGCTCTTGCTCATGAACTAGGAATGGCGACAATCTTATGGTGCTACCTTAGAAATCCTGATTTTAAAAAAGACAAGGATTACGAAGTTGCCGCTGATCTTACAGGTCAGGCAAACCATTTAGGTGTGACAATTGAAGCTGACATTATTAAACAAAAATTGCCGGAAAACAATGGTGGATTCAAAGCAATAAACTTTGGTAAAACAAGTTCCAAAGTTTATAATGAACTTACTTCAGATCATCCGATAGATCTTTGTCGTTATCAAGTATTAAATTGTTATGCTGGCAGAGTAGGCTTAATTAATTCTGGAGGAGCTTCAGGTAAAAATGATTTTGCTGAAGCGATAAGAACCGCTGTGATTAACAAAAGAGCAGGTGGTTCTGGATTAATTTCAGGAAGAAAAGCTTTCCAACGTCCAATGGATGAAGGGATAAAACTCTTAAATGCAATTCAAGACGTGTATCTCTCTAACGAAGTTACTATAGCTTAAGATATGAATGACATGGAATTACAGTCAAGGCAACTTCTGTAACAACCTTGCCCATATAATTCTCAAGAAATTTATATTTCAAGGTGCTTGCCTAGAATAAAGAATGTCAATTGCGAGGTGCTTTACACTGTCATAAGTATCAAATAATACTCCGCATTGTCATTGCGAGCCATGAATCGTGGATAGCCAGCATCAATTATTCTTGCGTGGCAATCTTAAAGCATAAATTTATGTATCAACTTTTAAAGTAAAATCCCTTATGAATACTACTTTTATAATCTTTCAATCATAAATACAGCAAATTCAGCAAGTCTGGTTGAATATCCCATCTCATTATCATACCAGGCAAGCACTTTAACCATATTATCGCCTAAAGTTCTTGTTAATTCAGAATCAACAATACTACTATAATGAGAACCTATAAAATCCGAACTTACCAGAGGCTTTTCAGAATAACCCATAATACCTCTTAATTCTCCTTCAGAAGCTCTTTTAAATGCCTGATTAACTGAATCAACTGTAACTGATTTCTCTGTTAAAACTACAAAATCGATAATACTAGCATCTGCAACAGGAACTCTTAAAGCTATAGCATCTAATTTACCTCTTAGCTCAGGAAGGACTAATTCTGTAGCTTCTGAAGCACCTGTAGATGCTGGAACTATGTTTTGGGCTGCTGCCCTGCCTCGTCTAATATGCTTATGATCGGGAGCATCAAGAAGTTTTTGACTACTTGTATATGCATGATCTGTTGTCATCATTCCCTTAACAATTCCAAATTCTTTAAGAAGAACCTTGGCTACGGTAGCCAAGCAATTCGTTGTACAACTCGCCATCGACACTATGTTATGTCTGGATGAATCATACATATTCTCGTTTACGCCTAGATTAATTGTTACATCTTCATTTTTAGCAGGTGCGGATATAATAACTTTTTTAGCTCCAGCAGGATCAATATGAGCTTTAGCCTTATTTGCGTCAGTAAAAAAACCTGATGATTCTATAATAATATCTACTCCTAAGTCTTTCCAAGGAATGTCTGCAGGATTCTTCTCAGCAAATAATCTAAGTTTTTTACCGTTAACAATTAAACTATCATTTTCAACTTTAACCTCACCCTTAAATCTGCCCATTACAGTATCATATTCCAGAAGAATAGCAGCCATCTCAAGATTCATACCAGGATCATTAATAGCAACAATACCTAATTTATCAAATATTTTTTTCTCAATAGCTGCTCTTAAAGTATTACGCCCTATTCTACCAAAACCATTTATACCTACTTTAGACATCTTAATCCCCCAAAAATAGCATTATTTCAATAAAAATCCTGAATAAAATCAAAAATATTCAGGTAAGTAATATTGAAATAATGACACCTAAAACGCAATCTCCAAACAGACATAATAAAAGTAAAAAATTTAACTTAGTACTTTGACCAATAAATTATGGAGATGGGAATATTTTCTCCGTCGCTGTGCCTGTCTAACAGGCAAGGCTCCTACAGGAATATACTGAAGTCTTTAAATTATTGTATCAGAGTACTAGGTTAAAGTGACCTAAAAGATTAAGAATAGTGCTAATTTAAGCATATTCGTATATTTCAAAGAAATATACTTTAGTTGCAAGAAGATTATAATAATTATCGATTTTTATCTTATTAAAAATCTTATATATTAGTAAGGTTAGAGTGTTTATTATGTTTTATTATTTAGAACTTCAAATTAATGGGATGTGCACTCTAGTTTGGGAGTACTAAATGAGTATTGTTGTTTGTCTGGAGTTCAGCTCTTTTGTAGCCTTTAAGAGGTCTTTTCTATTGGAAATTAAGAGATTTCTTACAGTATTATTAACAGGCTATTCAGTCAAGAAAGTTGCATATGCATACTTAAGACAGAAGATTTAAATCTTCTGTCTTAAGTATTTATGGAGTAGGAAATGGGAATTAGTATAAGAAACTCAAAAAATCAAGTAATAATTGATATACATTCGTTAAACCTTAATGATCAGGTAATAAGGATTTTAAGGTCTACTTTGTATGATTTAATAAAACGTGACCAGGTAAACATCCTAATAAATATGTCATTAGTTAACTCTATTGACAGCAATGTTCTTGGATGCTTAATTACAGCTCAGAAAAAATGCAATAAAAAAGGTGGACAGGTTAATATTTATGGTGTTCAGCCTGATATATTAATGATTTTTTATATAATAAGGCTTGATGAATATATAAGTCTTTATAACAATGAAATTGATGCACTAAATCATCAAAATATACTAATTAGACGAAGACTTAGGGTGGTTAAAGGCTAATTTATTAACTAATAATAAGACTTACCAATTCTTCAGTGCTGTAATAATTGTCAATTATATGAACTTGTGCCTGGATTTTATCTTTAATATCATCTATAGTTAAGCTGTCAAGAAAATCGTTAGTATATTTTCTCAGCATTACAGATGGTAAAACCAGGTTTGAAACCTCTGATTTTATCGGTAAAAGGTTATCAAGTAAATCTTGACCTGTAACAAGCCCTGAAACAGTTACATCGGATCCCCAAAAATGGCTTTTTATCGGTATTAAACTTACTTCTAAATTTTTAATACTATTTAATTCATCTGTAATTGGTTCTAAAGCATAACAAGCTATTTTGCCTGTTGCTATTGTTAACTTTTTTAGGGTTGGTAAAGAGGCAGGTAATTTTGCTTTGTTTTTCTCAAAATCACTCAACAATAGCCTACAGGTACCAATTCCATCATCCAACTGTCCAAAATCATTATAAAACTCTAATTTAGGTAAATCCTGTTTGGCCATAATATATAATTCATCAGCTGGAAATGCTAAGTTATAACCAAGTTTCTTATTAAATTCATATATTTGCGATATTATTTCTTCAGCTTTCTCTGGACTAACTTTATGTAGATTATTATCAAGTCTGTATTTTGTGATGCCTACAGGTACTACTGCTATGGATAAAATATTTGATTTTAAAGCTGTCAGATCACTTAATGTCCTATCTAATTCCTGACCATCGTTAATACCGGGACATAAGACGATTTGTATGTGAACAGGAATTTCAAGATTATTAAGCCATTTTAATTCAGTAATGATATTTCCTGATTTTGGGTTTTTGAGCATATATGAGCGTAGTTCAGGATTGGTTGTATGCACTGAAATATATAGAGGTCCTAATCTTAATGCTTCTATGCGTTTTTTATGCTCTTTAGTCAGGTTTGTTAACGTAACATAAGTACCCTGCAAGAATGACAATCTGTAATCATCATCTTTTATGTATAAACTATCTCTTAAGCCACAGGGTTGTTGATCTACAAAGCAGAATATACATTTATTATTACAAGGGATAATCTTATCGAAAACAGCAGATTCAAAGTTTATTCCGAGATCTTCATCAACATCTTTTTCTATATCAATAATTTCTTCCTCTCCATTTAAACGTTTTATATGGAGAGAAAGTTCTTCAGATGCTGTTAAATACCTGTAATCAATTAAATCTCTAGGTTTTATTTCGTTGATAGAGATTATTTCGTCTTTTGGTTTTATATCAAGGTCTTCAGCAATGCTGTCAAGATTTATATTGTTAACTATAGCTGGCATGATTTTATTACTTATTTTGTGTACACATTATATTTTAATATAAATATAATGTTATTCCTGTTCAATTAGTATTTCTCCATCTTCTTGAACAGAATTATTTTCAATTAGTCCATATATGTAAGTAACAGCAAGTCCACTGAATGCGTTAAATAATGCACTTAATAATGCCAGAAAGAAAATCAGCATTGGTATTACAAATAAACTGTAGCTTGTTACCCAGAATGAACCAAAAGGATTTAATCCTGATGTTGCTCGAAATACCATGTTTATTAAAGAATAAATTGGTAAATATACTAAACTGCTAGCTACAAGTGCTGTAAATCCAGAGATTGCTCCGATTAAAGCGCCATCGTGGGTTGATAGTATTCCTACAAAAGAATTCCTTTTTAAATAAAATACTATTCCTGCTCCAACAAGGACGTAGGCAAAGCAAGCAAAAGCTTGAATGAAAGGAATTAATAAAATTACTCCCAAAATGGCTCCAGCTATTGCTCCAAGTACTACAGATGATTTTATTAATAATTTCATTAGTGATACTCCGTTTTTCTATATTAATTAAATAATAACAGCAGGCAATGATTTTGAATATAATAGAAAATTAAGATAAGATGGTTTTTTCATATTTTTCTAATGATTTTTTAAAGGTGAAATTGTTTAATACATTTTCATAAGCATTTTGGGCTAATTTGTCCATTACTTTAGGATTCTCCAGTAACCATTTTATATTTTCCTCAATATGTTTTTCCATATTAGTTAGAGAAATTAATATTCCTGTATTATTATGCTCAATGGTTTCAGGGATTCCACAAACATTTGTTGCTATAACTGGTTTATTAAATGCCATTGCTTCAATGTTAGCTATGCAAAATGTTTCTTTAAATGAACTGGTTATATAAATATCGGTGATATTAAGGAATTTATATACATTATTTGTAACTGGAATAATTCTAAAATGGCTTTTAAATCCTGATTCTTCTATCAACAATTTGATATTTTGCGAATATTCATTATTGGGGTCTCCAACAATTATAAAGGCAAAATTCTTATTATCTGATGAATTTAGCAAGTTAATTGCAGCTTTAATTAGATATATTTGGCCTTTTATTTCATCCATTGTTCCAACATTGCAGACTATTACGTGATTATCAGGAATATTTAACTCTCGTCGTGTGTCTATGGGGAAATTAAGAGATTTATATTCTTCTATACAATTAATATCAATTCCATTATAGATTATGTTGGCTTTAGAGGCTGGCACAAAATCCTTATAATAATCATAAGTAGCTTTTGAGGGGAAGATAAACTTATCTGCAAATTTAAAACTTTGAAGATATAAAAAATGAGGAAATACTCTGAATGTTTTTGGTTCAAAGGCTTCATGTATTGCCCATATTGTCTTTTTGCCAAGAAGTTTCCCCACAATTACAGCCCAGAAACTAATAGCATTATTTGCAAAAACTATATCAGGATTAATTTGTGCAAAAAATGATGCTGGTTTTAACAGATTTACTAAGTAATTAACAGACTTTTGGAATTTTTTAAATTTTGATTCAGAGAATATATTATAAATTTTTATTTTTTTAGCCTGTAATTCTCTTTTGAGAAATTCAGGTTGGGCATGGGCGATAATTATTGAATTTACATTGAGTTTATCCAGCTCGTTAACCGGATAAATTTTGTATCCGTTTATATCACGGCCAAAAAGCGCCGGATTATTATCGAAAATTCCTACTAAATCTATTTCTGAAAAGTCAAATTCGTTAAGTAGTTTTGTAGTTATAGTTCCTGCACATCTTATTGCCAGTTTCTTTCTATGTTTTTTGCATTCAGATATGACTTTTTTGACTTGTTTTAATATATCATCGTTAAATTTAATAGCTTGTTCTCTATTTATTTGATCTATTGCAAAGTCTTTTATATATACAGGAATTTTAGAAGATTCATACTCCTGTTTTAACTCTCCATCTTCTGGAGCCCAGACATGGCAATCAAGTTTACTCCTGTCTAATCCCTGGATGATGTTTTTTAAGAGTAATTGAGCTCCGCCTCTATTTATTTTATGGCTGATAAAAAGTATCTTTTTCATACTGTNNNNNNNNNNNNNNNNNNNNNNNNNCAGTAGTGCTCCAAGAAAACTGAGTAACTAAGTCACATTTTTAAGTACTCAATTATTCCAGCGAAGACATAAGTTTGTGCCTTTGGCACTTAACTTATGTCAGGTGATTAATATCACACATTCTTCATTATTTCTTTGTTTACAGTTTTTGTCAAATTCTTTGTTTTCCTGTATATTTAACTAGGAGAGTACAAGAGGGCTGAGTATGCACTCAAAAAGAATATGCTTTGTAGTAACTGACATTGAAAGTATAGACGCTAATAAGAGTCTTATATCCTTTTTAGGTGAGAAAAATATTGATTCATCATTCTTGATTCCCTCAAAATTAAAGGATTATCTTAATTTTAATAATGCAAAAATGCATATTATTGAGGAATTAACTAAAGAAATTCCTTATTATCTTGAATTTAACTTTAGTAGCCGGAATGAATATTTATCATATTTGATTTATAAATCATTAGAGTATATTTTTAGCTCAGAAAATTATGATTCAGTTGTATTTTTAACTAATATTATTGATTCAGCTATTTCTATTCAAGGAAACAGGACTCTTGGGAAATTTGATAAAGCTAATTTAGTGATCAATATAGATACTTTTAAAGACTACGAAAAAACAGATTTGAATTTGCTCGCAAA
Proteins encoded in this region:
- a CDS encoding type I glyceraldehyde-3-phosphate dehydrogenase, with translation MSKVGINGFGRIGRNTLRAAIEKKIFDKLGIVAINDPGMNLEMAAILLEYDTVMGRFKGEVKVENDSLIVNGKKLRLFAEKNPADIPWKDLGVDIIIESSGFFTDANKAKAHIDPAGAKKVIISAPAKNEDVTINLGVNENMYDSSRHNIVSMASCTTNCLATVAKVLLKEFGIVKGMMTTDHAYTSSQKLLDAPDHKHIRRGRAAAQNIVPASTGASEATELVLPELRGKLDAIALRVPVADASIIDFVVLTEKSVTVDSVNQAFKRASEGELRGIMGYSEKPLVSSDFIGSHYSSIVDSELTRTLGDNMVKVLAWYDNEMGYSTRLAEFAVFMIERL
- a CDS encoding 1-phosphofructokinase is translated as MILSVTLNPSLDYVLQVNNLALEETQRAQGASFYASGKGINVSRMLVRFSVQTSSWGFVGGLNGDRLLRILEDEGIDSRFIPCNDETRINVIVTELPTYKQLRISAKGPNISGEELDKLYKRIKNLPEEIEFVTFGGSLPQGVSSDIYKNLIEIIQSKNVKCVLDTSNEPLTLGIQAKPYLIKPNLHELCQIIGTEKLRDLEEIKVAAAQIVKSGVKNVVVSLAKDGAIFVNENKIIHALAPNVEVKSKVGAGDSMVAGLIYALHRNMSEEDTIIYGIAFGTAAVLTPGTELAYKSDVEKLMGNIEIASIEENNYV